A section of the Agromyces aurantiacus genome encodes:
- a CDS encoding Pr6Pr family membrane protein yields the protein MPATVTGSAARVTSSDAAGPSRRDGATTARRALGVFRLAIAVVEVVALIGNYQYVLEFPLFASVNFFSYFTVLSAMLAVATLLVAAWYALLRPVDPPLLGAFRTMVTAYLLVSGIVFGLIALQASTRDYRLEVPWSDTVLHFVVPLLALVAWTVDAVIAVNPPVPWATVGLVLVLPSLWLVYTLLRGADLGWYPYFFLDASQVGGYAGVAAYCVLVLLIFVAITAGLVAVHRGLAARAARMRAVPHSG from the coding sequence ATGCCCGCGACCGTCACCGGCTCCGCCGCACGGGTGACGAGCTCGGATGCCGCGGGGCCGTCGCGCCGCGACGGCGCGACGACCGCGCGCCGAGCGCTCGGGGTCTTCCGCCTCGCGATCGCGGTCGTCGAGGTCGTCGCGCTCATCGGCAACTACCAGTACGTGCTCGAATTCCCGCTGTTCGCGTCGGTCAACTTCTTCAGCTACTTCACCGTCCTCTCGGCCATGCTCGCGGTCGCGACGCTGCTGGTGGCCGCGTGGTACGCACTGCTGCGACCCGTCGACCCGCCCCTGCTCGGCGCGTTCCGCACCATGGTGACCGCGTACCTGCTCGTGTCGGGCATCGTGTTCGGGCTCATCGCCCTCCAGGCGTCGACGCGCGACTACCGGCTCGAGGTGCCGTGGTCGGATACGGTGCTGCACTTCGTCGTCCCGCTGCTCGCCCTCGTGGCCTGGACGGTCGACGCCGTCATCGCCGTGAACCCGCCCGTGCCGTGGGCGACGGTCGGCCTCGTGCTCGTGCTCCCGTCGCTCTGGCTCGTGTACACGCTGCTGCGCGGGGCCGACCTCGGCTGGTACCCGTACTTCTTCCTCGACGCCTCGCAGGTCGGCGGCTACGCGGGCGTCGCCGCGTACTGCGTGCTCGTGCTGCTCATCTTCGTCGCGATCACGGCGGGACTCGTCGCGGTGCACCGGGGGCTCGCGGCGCGGGCCGCTCGCATGCGGGCGGTCCCGCACTCCGGCTAG
- a CDS encoding NAD(P)/FAD-dependent oxidoreductase, with product MATNVLILGAGFGGLELATLLSERLQGEVEVTLVDQSETFFFGYSKLDVLMGRATPDEIRLPYARFSKPGVEFRRERVLEIDPATRRVVTDAAGYDPDVLVIALGAGYDPAATPGFAEGGFEYYTVEGAARLRDELAAFDGGRIMLAVLSIPFKCPPAPYEGALLLHELLVARGIREASSIRVVSPQPSPIPVSRSVSQALEQAMADRGIRYTSRHRVHGIDPGARVAHLADHDEPYDLFIGIPVHRVPDVLVGAGLTTDGWVAVDPATSETRFPGVYAIGDCVEAGVPKAGTLAEAAARVVASAIVRRVRGEGELERGGAGTCFVEFGADEVGRVEVDFGAPGGPRADLVGPSAAFAGDKAEFGAARRARWFGMDA from the coding sequence ATGGCGACGAACGTGCTCATCCTCGGCGCGGGCTTCGGCGGGCTCGAGCTCGCGACGCTCCTCTCGGAACGCCTTCAGGGCGAGGTCGAGGTGACGCTCGTCGACCAGTCGGAGACGTTCTTCTTCGGCTACTCCAAGCTCGACGTGCTCATGGGCCGGGCGACGCCCGACGAGATCCGCCTGCCGTACGCGCGGTTCTCCAAGCCGGGTGTCGAGTTCCGGCGGGAGCGGGTGCTCGAGATCGATCCGGCGACGCGCCGGGTGGTGACGGATGCCGCGGGCTACGACCCCGACGTGCTCGTGATCGCGCTCGGCGCGGGCTACGACCCGGCGGCGACGCCGGGGTTCGCCGAGGGCGGCTTCGAGTACTACACGGTGGAGGGCGCCGCCCGGCTGCGCGACGAGCTCGCGGCCTTCGACGGCGGACGCATCATGCTCGCGGTGCTCTCGATCCCGTTCAAGTGCCCGCCCGCGCCGTACGAGGGCGCGCTGCTGCTGCACGAGCTGCTCGTCGCCCGCGGCATCCGGGAGGCGAGCTCTATCCGTGTCGTGAGCCCGCAGCCCTCGCCGATCCCGGTGTCGAGGTCGGTGTCCCAGGCGCTCGAGCAGGCCATGGCCGACCGCGGGATCCGGTACACGAGTCGGCATCGCGTGCACGGGATCGACCCCGGCGCCCGCGTCGCGCATCTCGCCGACCACGACGAGCCGTACGACCTGTTCATCGGCATCCCCGTCCACCGCGTACCCGACGTGCTCGTCGGGGCCGGCCTCACCACGGACGGGTGGGTGGCGGTCGACCCCGCCACCTCCGAGACCCGCTTCCCCGGCGTGTACGCCATCGGCGACTGCGTCGAGGCGGGCGTCCCCAAGGCCGGCACGCTCGCCGAGGCCGCCGCGCGCGTGGTGGCCTCGGCGATCGTGCGCCGGGTGCGGGGCGAGGGCGAGCTCGAACGCGGCGGCGCCGGAACCTGCTTCGTCGAGTTCGGCGCCGATGAGGTCGGCCGGGTCGAGGTCGACTTCGGCGCGCCCGGCGGTCCGAGGGCGGATCTCGTCGGTCCGTCCGCCGCGTTCGCGGGCGACAAGGCGGAGTTCGGCGCCGCCCGACGCGCGCGCTGGTTCGGCATGGACGCCTGA
- a CDS encoding aspartate aminotransferase family protein has product MTDTLIPEATTDAAIAASYVDRHGTRHPLPDAAAEAQVRADDRAHVFHSWSAQALIDPLPVAAGEGSTFWDYQGNAYLDFSSQLVNLNLGHQHPDLVAAIQQQAGRLATIQPALANDVRGELARRIAEVAPGDLDTVFFTNGGADANEHAVRMARAVTGRRKVLSMYRSYHGGTATAISLTGDPRRWANEPSDGSVVHFLGPYPYRSSFHASSEAEETERALAHLEQVITLEGANTVAAIIIETVVGTNGVLVPPPGYLEGVRRIADKFGIVYIADEVMVGFGRVGEWFAVNHFGVTPDLITFAKGVNSGYVPLGGVVISQRIASHFDTVPFAGGLTYSGHPLACAAGVATFEVFERDGILERVRDLGSRVVEPRLREIAERHPSVGEVRGLGLFWAIELVRDRETREPLVPFNASGADAAPMAKVAAACKQAGLWPFVHFNRMHVAPPLVITEDELVRGLDIIDAALEIADAELA; this is encoded by the coding sequence ATGACCGACACGCTCATCCCCGAAGCGACGACGGATGCCGCGATCGCGGCGTCGTACGTCGACCGGCACGGCACGCGCCATCCGCTGCCCGACGCCGCTGCCGAGGCGCAGGTGCGCGCCGACGACCGCGCCCACGTGTTCCACTCCTGGAGCGCGCAGGCCCTCATCGACCCGCTGCCCGTCGCCGCGGGCGAGGGCTCGACCTTCTGGGACTACCAGGGCAACGCGTACCTCGACTTCTCGAGCCAGCTCGTGAACCTCAACCTCGGCCACCAGCACCCCGACCTCGTCGCCGCCATCCAGCAGCAGGCGGGTCGCCTCGCGACCATCCAGCCGGCGCTCGCGAACGACGTGCGCGGCGAGCTCGCGCGCCGCATCGCCGAGGTGGCCCCCGGCGACCTCGACACGGTGTTCTTCACCAACGGCGGCGCCGACGCCAACGAGCACGCGGTGCGGATGGCGCGCGCCGTCACGGGCCGGCGCAAGGTGCTCTCGATGTACCGCAGCTACCACGGCGGCACCGCGACCGCGATCTCGCTCACGGGCGACCCGCGCCGCTGGGCGAACGAGCCGAGCGACGGCAGCGTCGTGCACTTCCTCGGGCCGTACCCGTACCGCTCGTCGTTCCACGCGTCGAGCGAGGCGGAGGAGACCGAGCGCGCCCTCGCGCACCTGGAGCAGGTCATCACGCTCGAGGGCGCGAACACCGTGGCCGCCATCATCATCGAGACGGTCGTCGGCACCAACGGCGTGCTCGTGCCGCCGCCCGGCTACCTCGAGGGCGTGCGCCGCATCGCCGACAAGTTCGGCATCGTCTACATCGCCGACGAGGTCATGGTCGGCTTCGGCCGCGTCGGCGAGTGGTTCGCCGTGAACCACTTCGGCGTGACGCCCGATCTCATCACCTTCGCGAAGGGCGTGAACTCGGGCTACGTGCCGCTCGGCGGCGTCGTGATCTCGCAGCGCATCGCGTCGCACTTCGACACCGTGCCGTTCGCGGGCGGGCTCACGTACTCGGGGCACCCGCTCGCTTGCGCCGCGGGCGTGGCGACGTTCGAGGTGTTCGAGCGCGACGGCATCCTCGAGCGCGTCCGCGACCTCGGGTCGCGCGTCGTCGAGCCGCGCCTGCGCGAGATCGCGGAGCGGCATCCGTCGGTCGGCGAGGTGCGCGGACTCGGCCTGTTCTGGGCGATCGAGCTCGTGCGCGACCGCGAGACGCGCGAGCCGCTCGTGCCGTTCAACGCGTCGGGGGCGGATGCCGCGCCGATGGCGAAGGTCGCGGCCGCGTGCAAGCAGGCCGGCCTCTGGCCGTTCGTGCACTTCAACCGGATGCACGTCGCCCCGCCGCTCGTCATCACGGAGGACGAGCTCGTGCGCGGCCTCGACATCATCGACGCGGCGCTCGAGATCGCCGACGCCGAGCTCGCCTGA
- a CDS encoding flavin monoamine oxidase family protein, whose protein sequence is MDARGPAGGMPRRAFLAAALGSVAAASLAGCTDGGAPPSPTPSPTPTGAATPTPTASPGGVPRPVAFQRSRWSADPFMRGAFSFDSVGATPDLRRALGEPVEGRLVIAGEATSPDAPGTVHGAYAEGLRAARAIADLADEGDRIAVIGAGIAGLAAARTLADEGFEVVVIEAGEHLGGRLRSVEDRDFGAPVELGSPFVSDGGVMRSVLADSGVATRPFTPRLGSRTPEGVAVASSDAGWAVIAEAQAWAASHSTDTPLSTALVRSGAVPVSDEPGPDALSERDWFVNALTTGVEPTTGASATRVSAQRFDPALVWHPTDQVTSGWTALIEDLGNGLDIAGSSAVTDIAVDADGVSLRLDSGESLRTHRLIVTASIGVLRTDTVTFDPPLPLLHQRAISTIAMGALDLVWLRFDEAFWRSATDAPGTPPPVSEAPNVLTLVGATPTVAAWLDLGADPRRPVLVGMLAAEHARRIAELDDDAALEVVLEALEPFATVA, encoded by the coding sequence ATGGACGCACGGGGGCCCGCCGGGGGGATGCCGCGACGCGCGTTCCTCGCCGCGGCGCTCGGCAGCGTCGCGGCGGCCTCGCTCGCGGGGTGCACCGACGGCGGCGCCCCGCCGTCGCCGACCCCCAGCCCCACGCCGACGGGCGCGGCGACCCCGACCCCCACGGCCTCCCCCGGCGGCGTGCCGCGCCCCGTCGCCTTCCAGCGCTCGCGGTGGAGCGCCGACCCCTTCATGCGGGGCGCGTTCAGCTTCGACTCGGTCGGCGCGACGCCCGACCTCAGGCGGGCGCTCGGCGAGCCCGTCGAGGGTCGTCTCGTCATCGCCGGCGAGGCCACCTCGCCGGATGCGCCCGGAACCGTGCACGGCGCGTACGCCGAAGGCCTGCGCGCAGCGCGAGCGATCGCCGACCTCGCCGACGAGGGCGATCGGATCGCCGTGATCGGCGCGGGCATCGCCGGCCTCGCCGCCGCGCGCACGCTCGCCGACGAGGGCTTCGAGGTGGTCGTGATCGAGGCGGGCGAGCACCTCGGCGGACGCCTTCGCTCGGTGGAGGATCGAGACTTCGGCGCGCCGGTCGAGCTCGGCAGTCCGTTCGTGTCCGATGGGGGCGTCATGCGATCCGTGCTCGCCGACAGCGGGGTCGCGACGCGGCCGTTCACGCCGCGGCTCGGGTCGCGGACCCCTGAGGGCGTCGCCGTCGCGTCCTCCGACGCCGGATGGGCCGTCATCGCCGAGGCCCAGGCGTGGGCGGCGTCGCACTCGACCGACACGCCCCTCTCCACCGCGCTCGTGCGCTCGGGCGCCGTGCCGGTCTCCGACGAGCCCGGGCCCGACGCGCTCAGCGAGCGCGACTGGTTCGTGAACGCGCTCACGACGGGCGTCGAGCCGACGACGGGCGCGTCGGCGACGCGGGTCTCGGCGCAGCGGTTCGACCCCGCGCTCGTGTGGCACCCGACGGACCAGGTCACGAGCGGGTGGACGGCCCTCATCGAGGACCTCGGGAACGGCCTCGACATCGCCGGGTCGAGCGCGGTCACCGATATCGCCGTGGACGCGGACGGGGTCAGCCTCCGCCTCGACTCGGGCGAGTCGCTGCGCACGCACCGGCTCATCGTCACCGCGTCGATCGGGGTGCTGCGCACCGACACGGTCACGTTCGACCCGCCGCTGCCGCTGCTGCACCAGCGGGCGATCTCGACGATCGCGATGGGCGCGCTCGACCTCGTGTGGCTGCGATTCGACGAGGCCTTCTGGCGGTCGGCGACGGATGCCCCGGGCACGCCGCCGCCGGTCTCGGAGGCGCCGAACGTGCTCACCCTCGTGGGCGCCACGCCGACCGTGGCGGCGTGGCTCGACCTCGGGGCCGACCCGCGGCGCCCGGTGCTCGTCGGGATGCTCGCCGCCGAGCACGCCCGCCGCATCGCCGAGCTCGACGACGACGCGGCCCTCGAGGTCGTGCTCGAGGCACTGGAGCCCTTCGCGACGGTCGCCTGA
- a CDS encoding arylsulfatase, whose amino-acid sequence MSEHHDADDRARRATLPLPDRASARYTAYEATDPAAADDPIRPLRPPAGAPNVLLVLLDDIGFGAAATFGGPVSTPTADRLAERGLRYTRFHTTALCAPTRAALLTGRNHHAVGMGAVTELATAAAGYSSVRPRSAAPLAEVLRLNGYSTAQFGKCHEVPVWEASAVGPFDAWPTGGGGMEHFYGFIGGETNQYYPSLYLGTTPVEPPRTPEEGYHLTEDLADHAVDWLRAQHSLASDRPFFLYFAPGATHAPHHVPPGWAERYAGAFDDGWDALRERTFARQKELGVIPADAELTARPAEIPAWDDMPAELKPVLARQMEIFAGFLEHTDHHVGRLVDTLEELGILEDTLVFYLIGDNGASAEGTINGSFNESFVFNGAAHLETPEFMASKIDEFGGPTAYNHYAVGWAHATVTPYQWTKQVASHWGGTRNAMIAHWPRGIDAAGRRDQFTHVVDIAPTVLELAGLPVPRSVNGIEQMPLHGTSLAPTFAHADAPESHDLQYFECFVNRGVYHRGWTAVTRHSTPWIVEPLPAIDDDVWELYGPDDWTQSRDLAAEHPEKLRELQRLFLIEAVKYGVLPLDDRRIERFNPDLAGRPTLIAGTTQRLFAGMGRLPENCVLNVKNRSFAITAAVDVPSGGAEGVVIAQGGAFGGWSLYLLGGRPAFCYNLFGLTRVKVFCAEPVPEGVHELRVEFAYDGGGLGRGGALRLEVDGTSVGEGRLEQTVPMIFSGDETTDIGEDLASPVSDDYPAGGNAFTGRIAWVQIDLGDDALAQDHLITAEDRLRIAMGRH is encoded by the coding sequence ATGTCCGAGCACCACGACGCCGACGATCGCGCGCGGAGGGCGACGCTGCCGCTCCCCGACCGCGCGAGCGCACGGTACACGGCGTACGAGGCGACGGATCCCGCCGCGGCGGACGACCCGATCCGCCCGCTGCGACCGCCGGCCGGGGCGCCGAACGTGCTGCTCGTGCTGCTCGACGACATCGGCTTCGGTGCCGCCGCGACGTTCGGCGGGCCGGTGTCGACGCCGACCGCCGACCGACTCGCCGAGCGCGGGCTGCGCTACACGCGATTCCACACGACCGCGCTGTGCGCGCCGACGCGCGCCGCCCTGCTCACGGGGCGCAACCACCACGCGGTCGGCATGGGCGCGGTCACCGAGCTGGCGACGGCGGCCGCGGGGTACTCGTCGGTCCGGCCGCGCTCGGCCGCGCCGTTGGCGGAGGTCCTGCGCCTGAACGGCTACTCGACGGCGCAGTTCGGCAAGTGCCACGAGGTGCCCGTCTGGGAGGCGAGCGCCGTCGGCCCCTTCGACGCGTGGCCGACGGGCGGCGGCGGGATGGAGCACTTCTACGGCTTCATCGGCGGCGAGACGAACCAGTACTACCCGTCGCTCTACCTCGGCACGACGCCGGTCGAGCCGCCGCGCACGCCCGAGGAGGGCTACCACCTCACCGAGGACCTGGCCGACCACGCGGTCGACTGGCTGCGCGCGCAGCATTCGCTCGCGTCGGACCGCCCGTTCTTCCTCTACTTCGCGCCGGGCGCGACGCACGCCCCGCACCACGTGCCGCCGGGTTGGGCCGAGCGCTACGCCGGCGCGTTCGACGACGGCTGGGACGCGCTGCGCGAGCGCACGTTCGCGCGCCAGAAGGAACTCGGCGTGATCCCCGCCGATGCCGAGCTCACGGCGCGCCCGGCCGAGATCCCCGCGTGGGACGACATGCCCGCAGAGCTGAAGCCCGTGCTCGCGCGGCAGATGGAGATCTTCGCCGGGTTCCTCGAGCACACCGACCACCACGTCGGCCGCCTGGTCGACACGCTCGAGGAACTGGGCATCCTCGAGGACACGCTCGTCTTCTACCTCATCGGCGACAACGGCGCGTCGGCCGAGGGCACGATCAACGGCAGCTTCAACGAGTCGTTCGTCTTCAACGGCGCCGCGCACCTCGAGACGCCGGAGTTCATGGCCTCGAAGATCGACGAGTTCGGCGGACCCACGGCGTACAACCACTACGCGGTGGGCTGGGCACACGCGACCGTCACGCCGTATCAGTGGACCAAGCAGGTCGCCTCGCACTGGGGCGGCACGCGCAACGCGATGATCGCCCATTGGCCGCGCGGCATCGACGCGGCGGGTCGCCGCGACCAGTTCACGCACGTCGTCGACATCGCGCCGACGGTGCTCGAGCTCGCCGGGCTGCCGGTGCCCCGGTCGGTGAACGGCATCGAGCAGATGCCGCTGCACGGCACGAGCCTCGCACCGACGTTCGCCCACGCCGACGCGCCCGAGTCGCACGACCTGCAGTACTTCGAGTGCTTCGTGAACCGCGGCGTCTACCACCGCGGGTGGACCGCCGTGACCCGCCACAGCACGCCGTGGATCGTCGAGCCGCTGCCCGCGATCGACGACGACGTGTGGGAGCTCTACGGCCCCGACGACTGGACGCAGTCGCGCGACCTCGCGGCCGAGCATCCGGAGAAGCTGAGGGAGCTGCAGCGGCTCTTCCTGATCGAGGCGGTCAAGTACGGCGTGCTGCCGCTCGACGACCGGCGCATCGAGCGGTTCAACCCCGACCTCGCGGGCCGGCCGACGCTCATCGCCGGGACCACGCAGCGGCTGTTCGCCGGCATGGGGCGCCTGCCCGAGAACTGCGTGCTCAACGTCAAGAACCGCTCGTTCGCGATCACGGCCGCGGTCGACGTGCCGTCCGGCGGCGCCGAGGGCGTGGTCATCGCGCAGGGCGGCGCATTCGGCGGATGGAGCCTCTACCTGCTCGGCGGCCGGCCCGCGTTCTGCTACAACCTGTTCGGCCTCACGCGCGTGAAGGTGTTCTGCGCCGAACCGGTGCCCGAGGGCGTGCACGAACTGCGCGTCGAGTTCGCGTACGACGGCGGCGGGCTCGGTCGCGGCGGAGCGCTCCGGCTCGAGGTCGACGGCACGTCGGTCGGCGAGGGCCGGCTCGAGCAGACGGTGCCGATGATCTTCTCGGGCGACGAGACGACCGACATCGGCGAGGACCTCGCCTCGCCGGTGAGCGACGACTACCCCGCGGGCGGGAACGCCTTCACCGGCCGGATCGCGTGGGTGCAGATCGACCTCGGCGACGACGCGCTCGCCCAGGACCACCTGATCACGGCGGAGGACCGGCTGCGCATCGCCATGGGCCGGCACTGA
- a CDS encoding amino acid ABC transporter permease — protein sequence MNESLQLFLESLGPIVLGGLTGTIPLAVASFAIGLVLALGVALMRLSSNPVLANIARFYVSVIRGTPLLVQLFVIFYGLPAIGLVIDPWPSAIAAFSLNVGGYAAEIIRAAILSVPKGQWEAAYTIGMSRATALRRVILPQAARVSVPPLSNTFISLVKDTSLASLILVTELFRVAQQIAAFSQEFMLLYLEAALIYWLFCLVLSGAQARLEKRLDRYVAH from the coding sequence GTGAACGAGAGCCTGCAGCTGTTCCTCGAGTCGTTGGGACCCATCGTCCTCGGGGGCCTCACGGGCACCATCCCGCTCGCCGTCGCGTCGTTCGCGATCGGACTCGTGCTCGCGCTCGGGGTCGCGCTCATGCGGCTGTCGAGCAATCCGGTGCTCGCGAACATCGCCCGGTTCTACGTCTCGGTGATCCGCGGCACGCCGCTGCTCGTGCAGCTCTTCGTGATCTTCTACGGCCTGCCGGCGATCGGGCTGGTGATCGACCCGTGGCCGAGCGCGATCGCGGCGTTCTCGCTGAACGTCGGCGGGTACGCCGCCGAGATCATCCGCGCCGCGATCCTGTCGGTCCCGAAGGGCCAGTGGGAGGCGGCCTACACGATCGGGATGTCGCGTGCGACCGCGCTGCGCCGCGTCATCCTGCCGCAGGCCGCCCGGGTGTCGGTGCCGCCGCTGTCGAACACGTTCATCTCGCTCGTGAAGGACACGTCGCTCGCGTCGCTGATCCTGGTGACCGAACTGTTCCGCGTCGCGCAGCAGATCGCGGCGTTCAGCCAGGAGTTCATGCTGCTCTACCTCGAGGCGGCGTTGATCTACTGGCTGTTCTGCCTCGTGCTGTCGGGCGCGCAGGCGAGACTCGAGAAGAGGCTGGACCGCTATGTCGCCCACTGA
- a CDS encoding amino acid ABC transporter ATP-binding protein, whose protein sequence is MSPTDPPRPPVHGDPLAPQGTGSADAAVLLSARGIRKSFGSNEVLRGVDFSVRRGEVVTLIGPSGSGKTTVLRSLNGLETPDGGALEFDGGPAIDFSRPVAKADRIAMRDRSAMVFQQHNLFPHMTVLENVVEGPIRVQRVPRPEAIAAAEALLERVGLAEKRDAYPFELSGGQQQRVGIVRALALKPDLLLFDEPTSALDPELVGEVLHVIKELADEGWTMVVVTHELAFARQAAHEVLFMDGGVIVERGAPAQIFTEPREERTRRFLDRILRPLD, encoded by the coding sequence ATGTCGCCCACTGACCCGCCCCGCCCGCCGGTGCACGGCGACCCGCTCGCCCCGCAGGGCACCGGCTCGGCGGATGCCGCGGTGCTGCTCTCGGCACGCGGCATCCGCAAGTCGTTCGGCTCGAACGAGGTGCTGCGCGGCGTCGACTTCTCGGTGCGGCGCGGCGAGGTGGTCACCCTGATCGGCCCGAGCGGGTCGGGCAAGACGACCGTGCTGCGCTCGCTCAACGGGCTCGAGACGCCGGACGGCGGTGCGCTCGAGTTCGACGGCGGGCCCGCCATCGACTTCTCGCGTCCCGTCGCGAAGGCCGACCGCATCGCGATGCGCGACCGCTCGGCGATGGTGTTCCAGCAACACAACCTGTTCCCGCACATGACCGTGCTCGAGAACGTGGTCGAGGGTCCGATCCGCGTGCAGCGCGTGCCGAGGCCCGAGGCGATCGCGGCCGCCGAGGCGCTGCTCGAGCGCGTCGGCCTCGCCGAGAAGCGCGACGCGTACCCGTTCGAGCTCTCGGGCGGCCAGCAGCAGCGCGTCGGCATCGTGCGCGCGCTCGCGCTGAAGCCCGACCTGCTCCTCTTCGACGAGCCCACGAGCGCGCTCGACCCCGAGCTGGTCGGCGAGGTGCTGCACGTGATCAAGGAGCTCGCCGACGAGGGCTGGACCATGGTGGTCGTCACGCACGAGCTCGCGTTCGCCCGCCAGGCCGCCCATGAGGTGCTCTTCATGGACGGCGGGGTCATCGTCGAGCGCGGTGCGCCGGCGCAGATCTTCACCGAGCCGCGCGAGGAGCGCACACGGCGTTTCCTCGACCGGATCCTCCGGCCGCTCGACTGA
- a CDS encoding amino acid ABC transporter substrate-binding protein: MPLARTRTLLGLAAASAAVLALAACSSGDGGSGAGDAEGAGDAYGLVKAGTLTVATEGTYRPFSYHDEGSGDLVGYDVEVAEAVADKLGLDIAFQETQWDAIFAGLDAGRFDVIANQVSITPEREEQYLFSEPYTVSRGVIVVNEGDSSISSFDDLEGKTTAQSLTSNWYELATESGAQVESVEGWAQAVALLQQGRVDATINDQLTFLDYVKATPDAAIEVAAETDDTSLSALAFTKKKPALVDAVDEALAELKDEGVLAEIGEKYFGQDVSE, translated from the coding sequence ATGCCTCTCGCCCGCACCCGCACCCTCCTCGGCCTCGCCGCCGCATCCGCCGCCGTCCTGGCGCTCGCCGCGTGCTCGAGCGGCGACGGCGGCTCCGGAGCCGGCGACGCGGAGGGCGCCGGCGACGCGTACGGGCTCGTGAAGGCCGGCACCCTCACCGTCGCGACCGAGGGCACCTACCGGCCGTTCAGCTACCACGACGAGGGCTCCGGCGACCTCGTCGGCTACGACGTCGAGGTGGCCGAGGCGGTCGCCGACAAGCTCGGCCTCGACATCGCGTTCCAGGAGACGCAGTGGGATGCGATCTTCGCGGGCCTCGACGCGGGCCGCTTCGACGTCATCGCGAACCAGGTCTCGATCACGCCCGAGCGCGAGGAGCAGTACCTCTTCAGCGAGCCCTACACCGTGTCGCGCGGCGTCATCGTCGTGAACGAGGGCGACTCGTCGATCTCGTCGTTCGACGACCTCGAGGGCAAGACCACGGCGCAGTCGCTCACGAGCAACTGGTACGAGCTCGCCACCGAGTCGGGCGCGCAGGTCGAGTCGGTCGAGGGCTGGGCCCAGGCCGTCGCGCTGCTGCAGCAGGGCCGCGTCGACGCGACCATCAACGACCAGCTCACCTTCCTCGACTACGTGAAGGCCACGCCGGATGCCGCGATCGAGGTCGCCGCCGAGACCGACGACACCTCGTTGAGCGCACTGGCCTTCACGAAGAAGAAGCCGGCGCTCGTCGACGCCGTCGACGAGGCGCTCGCCGAGCTGAAGGACGAGGGCGTGCTCGCCGAGATCGGCGAGAAGTACTTCGGCCAGGACGTCTCCGAGTAG